The genomic interval CTTCGATGCTGTCGAAGCCAGATGACCCGGCACGATCCGTCGCACGTACAACAATCGGACATGCTCCGTCAGGGATTGCACAATTGAGCGTCCAGAGCCGCTCGGATTCGGCGAACACCATGGGCTGCCATTCGCCGTCGCCGATCCGGCAGTCCACGCTTCTTATGCCTGACGCGCTCCACGCTTTCACTCTGATGCAGGCTTGACCGGAGGGCACCTGATTGAGCAGATACGGTCGAGTCACCAGTCGCCTGTCCGCCGGCGAGGTAATCATCGCCACGGGCCATGCTTCATCGAGAGGTTTGAAACGCCAGCTCACCACACCGCTATCCACCGCCAGAAGCGAGAAACCCGCCGGTCCCTCCTCTATCTGACCGGTCGAGCGTGTCGATGCATAGATGGTCCTGCCGTCGTTCGCGAGTTCGTTGTAGTGGGTATGCCCCATATCGACAACCGCGACGCGGAACTCCCGGAGCAAACGATGGAACGCAACGGCTTCGTTAGCGTCTGCAAGGTCAGCCGGATAGCCATGGGCGAAAACCACCGTTTCTTTACCTGCTGCAGCGGCGTTTTGAAGCTCTGCCTTTAGCCAATCCATTTGAGATTGCCCTAGCCTGAAATCCGGACCACCGGTTCCGGCAGAGACGTAGTCCAGAAAGAAGCAGCGATAGTCTCTAACCGGGGTGGCTTTCGGAAGATGTTCGGCGCGAAGCACAGTGTGAAATGCGTCCAGATTTCGAGACTTGAAGTCGTGATCACCGGGGATGATGTGAACCGGAATCTCGAGATCGTCGAGCTCAGCGCGAAGAATGTCGTACTGCGCAGGCGTACCGTCGTCGGCATTGTCGCCGGGTAGCACGGCAAAGTCGATTTGCCCTGCGAGATGCGCATTCGCCTGCGCGACGATGTCGCGAAGCGCGAGATGGTTGGGCAGTTCGGCCTCCGTCAGATGAAGGTCGCCGATATGCATCCATACAAGCGGCTCGCCGCAGTGCGAAAGCCTCGATGGCGGAAACGTGTTTTGCCTTTGTACCATTTCGCGTTCTTCTTCAAAGAAAGTGGCTGGATAAGGTTCGGTTCGTGCGACTACTCCGCTGTCGCCGGGAGATCCTCCGCATCGACCAGTTCGGCGATGTCGTCGACATCGATCGTTTTGCCGTGCCGGTTCTTCACGCCATGGCCCCAGACCTGGATGTGGGCACCGGGTGCGAGGTAACTGGACAGATTCTCCGCGGCATGAGGAGGCATGCGAATCGAGGTTCCATCGGTCAGCAAGGCGCCGCGCAGTTCGCCCCTGGGCCCATACAGTGAGAGTTCCACTTCGCCCGTGACCTCCATTGCGCGCTTGTCGGCATGAGGCTTCTCATGCCTCTCACCATGGTGATGCGGACCTTCGTCAAGAATCACGATACCGGTTGCCGATAGCAGCTGGACGGCTGCGACGATATCGGCGGCACGCGGTTTGACGCCTCTCACGCGAACCTTGTCGCCCACGCTGACATGTTTCGCGACCAGTTTGGAAAGATGCGGCGGGAAATGCACCTGCCTCTCGTTGTCGAGAATCAAACCGTCCAGTTCCCCGTGGGGATTCAGGAGAAAGCGGGTAACGGTGCCGCGCGTTTCCTGCAAGCACTCCGGGTCAATCCAATGCATGGTGTTGCTCCAGTAAGATAGAAAAAGTTAGTTAGGCATATCGTTGTACAACTGCGTGACATTGCCAGGCGTGCCGAACGCGGTTGCCTGCAGCGCCTCGCCGAATTGATTGCGCGTTCCGTATCCGCTGGCGGCCACCAATGCATCTGGTCGCATCAGGCTGGCAAACTGCTGTGCTTGCGGCGGCGGCATCTTGATGACCGTTCCATTGCTGAGCATCACGCCATCAGGCTCTCCGCCCGGTGCCGTCGTGACGCGTGCCACCGTGCCCTTGACACTGAGTTTGACGAGACCGGCTCCGCGCAAGGTCGGCGGAAGACGCATTGCGTTGACTGGCGGAGGCTGGTCGACGACCTGCTGGGACGTTCGTTGATTGGTGATTTGCTGCGCGGTGACGTTGCCCGCGCCGCCACGAAACCCTGCGATCTGCACCGTGTCGCCGGCATGGACAACGCTGACCAGTTGGGCGCTCATATGCGGCGGAAAGTGAACCAGCGAACCGTCACTCAGAAGGAAGCCGTCGACATCGCCTTCAGGGTTGATGACGAAGCGGCTCACCGCCCCGGTTGCGACAACCGGCTGCTGCTGCATCGCTACCGGGGTGGGCGGCGGCGGAGGTGGCGGCGCCACGGCTGGCATCGCGCCAGCGGGTGCACCGGCGAGCGGTGGAGGAATAGGCGTGCCGGGTCCCTGAAGAGGCGGGGTCTGCGCGGCACACGCGAATGTCACAAGGCACAGTGCCAGGGCTGCGGCGCGGGCGACCTTTGTGGTTGGAGCGGTACGGCTCGCCAGCGTGTGCCGGCTGCCCGTCGGGTTGAAACGATCTGAGGCCATGATGCTCTCCGTTGAACGACACGGAGTTAATTGCAAGGCCTATGCCATAACGACTATCCCTTCTCCACAGGGCTTTGCGGGCGATTTAGCCAGACCAGTGTCAGGCAACCCGACAGGGCGCGTCGCGTTGCTTGACACCTTATTCGAGCTTGAGCGCCGCCAGCTTCGCGTAAAGCGTCTGGCGGCTAATGCCCAACCGGCGCGCCGCGTCGGCGCGGTTGTTGTCAGCGAGTCTCAGCGCGTGGCTAATCATGGCCCGCTCGACTGCTTCCACGGCGCCCGGCAATGACATGTCGAAGAAGCTTGCGTTCAGAAGCGGCTGGCCGTCGTTCGGTTTCGCGTTCAGAAACCCGAGGTCTTCTGCCGTAATCGAAGGTCCCGGAGCCAGTGCGCCCGCGCGCTCGATTGCGTTTCTGAGTTCACGGACATTTCCCGGCCACGCGTAACCGAGCAGCAGACGTTGCGCCGGCGAGGACAGCCGCATGCCGCGAGACCGGCGAATGGCGACTTCGGCGAGAAAGTGTTCGGCAAGCGGAAGGATGTCGGCCAGGCGCTCGCGCAGAGGGGGTAGTTCGATGGGGATAATGTTGAGCCGGTAAAGCAGGTCCTCACGGAACTCTCCTGCTTCGACCATTGCCTTCAGGTCGCGATGGGTTGCCGCGACGAGCCTGATATCGACAGGAATCACGC from Paraburkholderia phytofirmans PsJN carries:
- a CDS encoding metallophosphoesterase → MVQRQNTFPPSRLSHCGEPLVWMHIGDLHLTEAELPNHLALRDIVAQANAHLAGQIDFAVLPGDNADDGTPAQYDILRAELDDLEIPVHIIPGDHDFKSRNLDAFHTVLRAEHLPKATPVRDYRCFFLDYVSAGTGGPDFRLGQSQMDWLKAELQNAAAAGKETVVFAHGYPADLADANEAVAFHRLLREFRVAVVDMGHTHYNELANDGRTIYASTRSTGQIEEGPAGFSLLAVDSGVVSWRFKPLDEAWPVAMITSPADRRLVTRPYLLNQVPSGQACIRVKAWSASGIRSVDCRIGDGEWQPMVFAESERLWTLNCAIPDGACPIVVRATDRAGSSGFDSIEATSTFDEDRERHADGSDRDTIGAWEEKHLMGTQLGPNRNGRKW